A single window of Channa argus isolate prfri chromosome 10, Channa argus male v1.0, whole genome shotgun sequence DNA harbors:
- the LOC137133865 gene encoding seipin-like isoform X1 encodes MDRESHLRSKSDGDASVLNEQLLLKLQDAITMAMARIRQRVMQSFVVFSVVSLVLWLAAFLYGSFYYSYMPRATFSTPVHYHYRTDCDSHGSLFCTYPLANISLMRNKKHVLTFGQAYRISLQLEMPESPANQELGMFMIKTTCFSQDGGKVSSSVRSARQLLSASSSRFSMLRYRSDLLRSLGTLLFLPAFLTGAAEQKQVIEVELFSDYTDDPYSPSIVVVIEILSNKVQLYSSHLYVHAHFTGIRYLLFYFPVSSALVGVSSNFIFLSVLFILSYMRLLLRVESRPDQVRTMLSEREKSTYNHQEDEKDIAAGAAELLGPLQITSRNLSQEKPDMTAATE; translated from the exons atggATCGAGAAAGTCATTTGCGTTCAAAATCTGATGGAGATGCATCAGTCCTCAATGAGCAGCTACTGCTCAAGCTCCAGGATGCCATCACCATGGCAATGGCACGCATCCGACAGAGAGTTATGCAGAGCTTTGTCGTGTTTTCTGTTGTCTCCCTGGTCCTCTGGCTTGCTGCCTTTTTATATGGTAGCTTTTACTACTCTTACATGCCCAGGGCAACCTTTTCCACACCTGTGCATTATCACTAcag AACAGACTGTGACTCTCATGGGTCTTTGTTTTGCACTTATCCACTGGCCAATATCTCTCTGATGAGAAACAAGAAACAT GTGCTGACATTCGGCCAGGCTTATCGGATTTCCCTGCAGCTGGAGATGCCTGAATCCCCAGCCAACCAGGAGCTGGGGATGTTTATGATCAAGACAACCTGCTTCTCTCAAGATGGAGGCAAAGTTTCCTCCTCCGTTCGCTCT GCACGACAACTGCTTTCAGCCTCCAGCTCTCGCTTT AGCATGCTGCGATACCGCTCAGACCTCCTGAGGTCCCTGGGAACGCTACTGTTCCTCCCGGCCTTTCTGACTGGAGCCGCTGAGCAAAAACAAGTTATTGAGGTGGAGCTCTTCTCGGACTACACAGACGACCCT TATTCCCCCTCAATTGTGGTCGTCATTGAGATCCTGTCCAACAAGGTGCAGCTCTATTCGTCTCATCTCTATGTTCATGCTCATTTCACTGGCATAAG ATACTTGCTGTTCTACTTCCCTGTCTCATCAGCCCTGGTGGGTGTGTCCAGTAATTTTATCTTCCTCAGTGTCCTCTTCATCCTCAGCTACATGAGGCTGCTGCTGAGAGTTGAGTCGAGACCAGATCAG GTCAGAACAATGCtgtctgaaagagaaaagagcacATACAACCATCAAGAGGATGAAAAAGACATTGCTGCGg gtgctgcagagctgctggGTCCCCTCCAAATAACCTCCAGAAATCTGAGCCAGGAGAAGCCTGATATGACTGCAGCCACTGAGTAG
- the LOC137133865 gene encoding seipin-like isoform X2 — protein MDRESHLRSKSDGDASVLNEQLLLKLQDAITMAMARIRQRVMQSFVVFSVVSLVLWLAAFLYGSFYYSYMPRATFSTPVHYHYRTDCDSHGSLFCTYPLANISLMRNKKHVLTFGQAYRISLQLEMPESPANQELGMFMIKTTCFSQDGGKVSSSVRSSMLRYRSDLLRSLGTLLFLPAFLTGAAEQKQVIEVELFSDYTDDPYSPSIVVVIEILSNKVQLYSSHLYVHAHFTGIRYLLFYFPVSSALVGVSSNFIFLSVLFILSYMRLLLRVESRPDQVRTMLSEREKSTYNHQEDEKDIAAGAAELLGPLQITSRNLSQEKPDMTAATE, from the exons atggATCGAGAAAGTCATTTGCGTTCAAAATCTGATGGAGATGCATCAGTCCTCAATGAGCAGCTACTGCTCAAGCTCCAGGATGCCATCACCATGGCAATGGCACGCATCCGACAGAGAGTTATGCAGAGCTTTGTCGTGTTTTCTGTTGTCTCCCTGGTCCTCTGGCTTGCTGCCTTTTTATATGGTAGCTTTTACTACTCTTACATGCCCAGGGCAACCTTTTCCACACCTGTGCATTATCACTAcag AACAGACTGTGACTCTCATGGGTCTTTGTTTTGCACTTATCCACTGGCCAATATCTCTCTGATGAGAAACAAGAAACAT GTGCTGACATTCGGCCAGGCTTATCGGATTTCCCTGCAGCTGGAGATGCCTGAATCCCCAGCCAACCAGGAGCTGGGGATGTTTATGATCAAGACAACCTGCTTCTCTCAAGATGGAGGCAAAGTTTCCTCCTCCGTTCGCTCT AGCATGCTGCGATACCGCTCAGACCTCCTGAGGTCCCTGGGAACGCTACTGTTCCTCCCGGCCTTTCTGACTGGAGCCGCTGAGCAAAAACAAGTTATTGAGGTGGAGCTCTTCTCGGACTACACAGACGACCCT TATTCCCCCTCAATTGTGGTCGTCATTGAGATCCTGTCCAACAAGGTGCAGCTCTATTCGTCTCATCTCTATGTTCATGCTCATTTCACTGGCATAAG ATACTTGCTGTTCTACTTCCCTGTCTCATCAGCCCTGGTGGGTGTGTCCAGTAATTTTATCTTCCTCAGTGTCCTCTTCATCCTCAGCTACATGAGGCTGCTGCTGAGAGTTGAGTCGAGACCAGATCAG GTCAGAACAATGCtgtctgaaagagaaaagagcacATACAACCATCAAGAGGATGAAAAAGACATTGCTGCGg gtgctgcagagctgctggGTCCCCTCCAAATAACCTCCAGAAATCTGAGCCAGGAGAAGCCTGATATGACTGCAGCCACTGAGTAG
- the si:ch73-22a13.3 gene encoding inositol-trisphosphate 3-kinase B isoform X2 has translation MDTTDDKCMEKMKVEIQNKQTVDNDFSARLSDEAHRHLTISEGSSSGCSKVSSRSRPKLQTTRSFPPYSQCIGGLGENRFMDSEHNSESTTFKQQLRHDETMRGERCTAVQEKKEVELTPRCARDEVKAKWRMRRKERLGGSYEVDPDGWERGQWSGKRRVEQTEREASMREDKGRDGAQFSEWKHSSKNLSFETKRKEEEDEERKSSSTSAVEGECDKGRNEEAEELSGVREGSTPHQWSSPHPILSKLLHSSSSTSSCSSINLSSPESDEVFSEGEEVSKKRKTLRKSRSWKTYLTMMHWSLRRQSSWVQLGGHQGNFQLGEGGEVLKLYSEVEAKCLDCLMRDPLSAFVPQYHGLITRGEHCYIRLEDLLSGLRRPVIMDCKMGVRTYQVEELTKAQSKATLRSDMYQKMVKIDPSAPSEEEHAKKGVTKWRYLQWRDTTSSTSTLGFRIEGIMVGVKADGRWQHPTRLQKDSDDSSGHRRSAVLYQESAGHPESVPLQTPGPKWCTDEVTVFQNP, from the exons ATGGACACGACAGATGACAAGTGCATGGAAAAAATGAAGGTAGAGATACAGAATAAACAAACTGTGGATAATGACTTTTCTGCCAGGCTATCAGATGAAGCACACCGACATCTGACAATCAGTGAGGGGTCTTCCAGCGGCTGCAGCAAAGTGTCATCAAGATCCAGACCCAAACTCCAGACAACAAGAAGTTTCCCCCCTTACAGTCAGTGTATAGGTGGACTTGGCGAAAACAGATTCATGGACAGTGAACATAATTCAGAATCAACCACTTTCAAGCAGCAGCTAAGACATGATGAGACGATGAGGGGGGAGAGATGTACGGCagttcaagaaaaaaaagaggttgaACTGACTCCAAGATGTGCAAGAGATGAGGTGAAGGCTAaatggaggatgaggaggaaggagaggttAGGGGGAAGCTATGAAGTTGACCCAGATGGATGGGAGAGGGGGCAGTGGAGTGGAAAACGAAGAGTGGAGCAAACTGAAAGAGAAGCATCTATGCGTGAGGATAAGGGAAGGGACGGGGCCCAATTCAGCGAGTGGAAACACTCGAGTAAAAACTTGAGTtttgagacaaagagaaaagaagaggaagacgaAGAGAGGAAAAGTTCTAGTACTTCAGCAGTAGAGGGAGAGTGTGATAAAGGTAGGaatgaggaggctgaggaactTTCGGGTGTGAGAGAGGGCTCCACACCACATCAGTGGTCCTCCCCACATCCAATTCTCTCCAAGCTTTTgcactcctcctcttccacctcctcctgctcgTCCATTAATCTCTCCTCACCAGAGAGCGATGAAGTCTTCAGCGAAGGAGAGGAGGTTAGCAAAAAGAGGAAGACACTCAGAAAG AGTCGCTCCTGGAAAACCTACCTGACCATGATGCACTGGTCACTGCGGAGGCAGAGCTCCTGGGTCCAGCTAGGTGGACATCAAG GTAACTTCCAGCTAGGTGAGGGAGGAGAAGTGCTGAAACTCTACAGTGAAGTGGAGGCAAAGTGTCTGGACTGCTTGATGAGAGACCCACTGAGTGCCTTTGTTCCACAGTACCATGGCTTGATTACCAGAGGGGAGCACTGCTACATCCGCCTGGAGGACCTGCTGAGCGGCCTGAGGAGACCCGTTATCATGGACTGCAAGATGGGAGTCAG GACGTACCAGGTAGAGGAACTGACCAAAGCACAATCAAAAGCCACACTGCGCAGTGACATGTATCAGAAGATGGTGAAAATAGACCCATCAGCTCCATCAGAAGAGGAACATGCTAAGAAAGGTGTGACCAAGTGGCGCTACCTTCAGTGGAGGGATACAACCAGTTCTACATCCACACTGGGCTTCAGGATAGAGGGCATCATGGTAGGAGTGAAGGCCG ATGGAAGATGGCAGCATCCAACGAGACTTCAGAAAGATTCTGACGATAGCTCAGGTCACAGACGCTCTGCTGTACTTTACCAGGAGTCAGCTGGACATCCTG AAAGCGTACCACTCCAGACTCCTGGCCCTAAATGGTGCACTGATGAAGTCACAGTTTTTCAAAACCCATGA
- the si:ch73-22a13.3 gene encoding inositol-trisphosphate 3-kinase A isoform X1 codes for MDTTDDKCMEKMKVEIQNKQTVDNDFSARLSDEAHRHLTISEGSSSGCSKVSSRSRPKLQTTRSFPPYSQCIGGLGENRFMDSEHNSESTTFKQQLRHDETMRGERCTAVQEKKEVELTPRCARDEVKAKWRMRRKERLGGSYEVDPDGWERGQWSGKRRVEQTEREASMREDKGRDGAQFSEWKHSSKNLSFETKRKEEEDEERKSSSTSAVEGECDKGRNEEAEELSGVREGSTPHQWSSPHPILSKLLHSSSSTSSCSSINLSSPESDEVFSEGEEVSKKRKTLRKSRSWKTYLTMMHWSLRRQSSWVQLGGHQGNFQLGEGGEVLKLYSEVEAKCLDCLMRDPLSAFVPQYHGLITRGEHCYIRLEDLLSGLRRPVIMDCKMGVRTYQVEELTKAQSKATLRSDMYQKMVKIDPSAPSEEEHAKKGVTKWRYLQWRDTTSSTSTLGFRIEGIMMEDGSIQRDFRKILTIAQVTDALLYFTRSQLDILKAYHSRLLALNGALMKSQFFKTHEVIGSSLLFVHDHSNKANVWMIDFGKTTPVPDAKELRHNVPWAEGSREDGYLIGLTSLIASLSQAISVASWQQENSCEDEKSVT; via the exons ATGGACACGACAGATGACAAGTGCATGGAAAAAATGAAGGTAGAGATACAGAATAAACAAACTGTGGATAATGACTTTTCTGCCAGGCTATCAGATGAAGCACACCGACATCTGACAATCAGTGAGGGGTCTTCCAGCGGCTGCAGCAAAGTGTCATCAAGATCCAGACCCAAACTCCAGACAACAAGAAGTTTCCCCCCTTACAGTCAGTGTATAGGTGGACTTGGCGAAAACAGATTCATGGACAGTGAACATAATTCAGAATCAACCACTTTCAAGCAGCAGCTAAGACATGATGAGACGATGAGGGGGGAGAGATGTACGGCagttcaagaaaaaaaagaggttgaACTGACTCCAAGATGTGCAAGAGATGAGGTGAAGGCTAaatggaggatgaggaggaaggagaggttAGGGGGAAGCTATGAAGTTGACCCAGATGGATGGGAGAGGGGGCAGTGGAGTGGAAAACGAAGAGTGGAGCAAACTGAAAGAGAAGCATCTATGCGTGAGGATAAGGGAAGGGACGGGGCCCAATTCAGCGAGTGGAAACACTCGAGTAAAAACTTGAGTtttgagacaaagagaaaagaagaggaagacgaAGAGAGGAAAAGTTCTAGTACTTCAGCAGTAGAGGGAGAGTGTGATAAAGGTAGGaatgaggaggctgaggaactTTCGGGTGTGAGAGAGGGCTCCACACCACATCAGTGGTCCTCCCCACATCCAATTCTCTCCAAGCTTTTgcactcctcctcttccacctcctcctgctcgTCCATTAATCTCTCCTCACCAGAGAGCGATGAAGTCTTCAGCGAAGGAGAGGAGGTTAGCAAAAAGAGGAAGACACTCAGAAAG AGTCGCTCCTGGAAAACCTACCTGACCATGATGCACTGGTCACTGCGGAGGCAGAGCTCCTGGGTCCAGCTAGGTGGACATCAAG GTAACTTCCAGCTAGGTGAGGGAGGAGAAGTGCTGAAACTCTACAGTGAAGTGGAGGCAAAGTGTCTGGACTGCTTGATGAGAGACCCACTGAGTGCCTTTGTTCCACAGTACCATGGCTTGATTACCAGAGGGGAGCACTGCTACATCCGCCTGGAGGACCTGCTGAGCGGCCTGAGGAGACCCGTTATCATGGACTGCAAGATGGGAGTCAG GACGTACCAGGTAGAGGAACTGACCAAAGCACAATCAAAAGCCACACTGCGCAGTGACATGTATCAGAAGATGGTGAAAATAGACCCATCAGCTCCATCAGAAGAGGAACATGCTAAGAAAGGTGTGACCAAGTGGCGCTACCTTCAGTGGAGGGATACAACCAGTTCTACATCCACACTGGGCTTCAGGATAGAGGGCATCATG ATGGAAGATGGCAGCATCCAACGAGACTTCAGAAAGATTCTGACGATAGCTCAGGTCACAGACGCTCTGCTGTACTTTACCAGGAGTCAGCTGGACATCCTG AAAGCGTACCACTCCAGACTCCTGGCCCTAAATGGTGCACTGATGAAGTCACAGTTTTTCAAAACCCATGAG GTGATTGGCAGCTCACTCCTCTTTGTCCACGACCACAGCAACAAGGCCAATGTATGGATGATAGATTTCGGGAAGACGACCCCCGTACCTGACGCAAAAGAGCTCAGACACAACGTCCCGTGGGCCGAGGGCAGCAGAGAGGACGGCTACCTCATTGGCCTGACCTCCCTTATCGCCTCTCTAAGCCAGGCTATCAGTGTGGCCTCCTGGCAGCAGGAGAACAGCTGTGAAGACGAAAAGAGTGTCACATGA
- the LOC137134417 gene encoding uncharacterized protein encodes MHVFADASTEAIAAVAYLKVTDDKGMCHVGFIMGKAKLAPQSNHTIPRLELCAAVLAVEVAEQIAQELDSELDSLDFYTDSKVVLGYICNETRRFYVYVSNRVQRIRKFSRPEQWRYVPTSLNPADVATRSVPAIRLTETSWLTGPAFLRDSVSYGAAEKAPFDLVCPESDAEVRTYITAHTNTTTTLGSHRFKRFSSWGTLVKATVSLIHVVQSFKKKESCNGWHHCTKPHTPETLVQARSAIIRCVQEEAYRTEFACLQKGQSLPKSSTLRKLNPVLVDGLLSIGGRLEHAKLSMVEKYPLIIPGKSHVADLLIQYYYDRVKHQGRIFTEAALRSEGLWIVGAKRCVNSHLRKCIICKKLRGKTMEQQMAGLPPDRLSTEAPFTHVGLDVFGPWNVCTRRTRGGQANSKRWAVMFTCLSVHAVHIELIESMDSSSFINALRRFISLRGPVKQIRSDCGTNFRGACKELRMLLDDKTKPNVLRYLSKEGCAWIFNPPHSSHMGGAWERMIGISRRILDSMLSQTSSSCLTHEVLSTLMAEVCAIINARPIAPISSDPESPFLLTPAMILTQKTSSSYPPPGTFGTSDLYHKQWKRVQHLANMFWDRWRREYLFTLQTRSKWQQNRPNIKEGDLVLLKDDQVQRNEWPMALISKAIPDSDGKVRKIELRTAKGGVAKTFLRPITEVIFLMSS; translated from the coding sequence ATGCATGTCTTTGCTGACGCCTCTACAGAAGCAATAGCAGCTGTAGCTTATCTGAAGGTTACAGATGACAAAGGTATGTGTCACGTAGGCTTCATCATGGGAAAAGCAAAATTAGCTCCCCAGTCAAACCACACCATCCCTCGGCTCGAACTGTGTGCTGCCGTCCTTGCAGTTGAAGTAGCAGAGCAGATCGCACAAGAGCTAGATTCTGAGCTAGACAGCTTAGACTTTTATACAGACAGCAAAGTAGTGTTAGGGTATATTTGCAACGAGACCCGAAGGTTTTATGTGTATGTCAGTAACAGGGTCCAAAGAATTAGGAAGTTCTCTCGTCCTGAGCAGTGGCGTTACGTTCCCACCTCACTGAACCCAGCAGATGTAGCTACGAGGTCAGTGCCAGCAATTCGTCTTACCGAAACAAGCTGGCTCACTGGACCAGCATTTCTACGAGATTCTGTGTCCTACGGTGCTGCAGAGAAAGCGCCCTTTGACCTTGTCTGCCCAGAATCTGATGCAGAGGTACGAACTTACATTACTGCCCATACAAACACGACCACAACTCTTGGCTCTCATCGGTTCAAAAGGTTCTCATCTTGGGGAACACTTGTTAAAGCAACAGTATCGCTCATCCACGTTGTTCAATctttcaaaaagaaagaaagctgtaATGGTTGGCATCACTGTACAAAACCTCATACTCCCGAGACGCTAGTACAAGCCAGATCAGCTATTATTAGATGTGTACAGGAAGAAGCTTACAGAACAGAATTTGCATGTCTACAGAAAGGACAAAGTCTTCCAAAAAGCAGTACGCTCAGGAAGTTGAATCCTGTACTTGTAGATGGCCTTCTAAGCATTGGAGGACGACTTGAACATGCGAAGCTTTCAATGGTAGAGAAATACCCATTGATTATCCCTGGCAAAAGCCATGTGGCTGACCTTCTTATTCAGTACTATTACGACAGAGTCAAACATCAAGGTCGCATCTTCACTGAGGCTGCGCTCCGCTCTGAAGGACTTTGGATTGTCGGAGCCAAAAGGTGTGTGAACAGTCACCTCCGAAAATGCATCATATGCAAGAAGCTAAGAGGAAAGACCATGGAGCAGCAGATGGCCGGCCTTCCTCCTGACCGTCTTAGTACCGAGGCCCCATTCACTCATGTGGGCCTGGATGTGTTCGGCCCTTGGAATGTATGCACTCGCCGTACTCGTGGAGGCCAAGCCAACAGTAAAAGGTGGGCAGTAATGTTCACATGTCTAAGTGTGCACGCTGTGCACATTGAACTAATAGAGTCTATGGACAGCTCCTCTTTCATTAATGCTTTGCGTCGCTTCATCTCACTACGAGGTCCTGTAAAGCAAATCCGCTCTGACTGCGGAACAAACTTCAGAGGTGCATGTAAGGAGCTGAGAATGCTTTTGGATGACAAAACTAAACCGAATGTGTTAAGATACCTCAGCAAAGAAGGTTGTGCATGGATTTTCAACCCACCCCACTCTTCTCATATGGGAGGAGCGTGGGAAAGGATGATTGGGATCTCAAGAAGAATCTTAGATTCTATGCTCTCTCAGACCAGTTCTTCATGTCTCACTCATGAGGTGCTATCTACCCTCATGGCCGAAGTGTGTGCCATCATTAATGCAAGACCTATAGCACCCATCTCTTCAGACCCTGAGTCCCCTTTCCTTCTTACACCGGCGATGATCCTCACACAAAAGACATCTTCTTCTTACCCTCCACCTGGAACCTTTGGGACTTCGGACCTCTACCACAAACAGTGGAAAAGAGTACAGCATCTTGCCAACATGTTTTGGGACAGATGGAGACGTGAATATCTCTTCACCCTTCAAACCCGTAgcaaatggcagcaaaatagACCTAACATTAAAGAAGGTGATTTGGTTTTGCTAAAAGATGATCAAGTGCAAAGGAATGAGTGGCCTATGGCTCTCATCAGCAAAGCCATTCCTGACTCCGATGGAAAGGTCAGGAAGATAGAACTGAGGACAGCCAAAGGAGGAGTTGCAAAGACTTTTCTCAGACCTATCACAGAAGTGATATTTCTCATGTCATCTTAG